Genomic window (Eubalaena glacialis isolate mEubGla1 chromosome X, mEubGla1.1.hap2.+ XY, whole genome shotgun sequence):
CACCgaggtaaaaatatatatatattgcacttAGAACTACTACAGGTAATTCAAATGAAAGTAGAGATGCCACTCCCAGCCTGAAATTACTCAGATTGGTGCTTCAGTTTTTCcagtgtgttttaaaaatttaattatagaATTGAGGAGAAACCATCTATTCCACACCTTCCACTTCCTGGAAGAACCATAGCCAAACTATTTCCAAAATATGAGAATCTatactatttcttttccttccttcctttctttctctcttcctttccttctttctttttctttctttctttttctttctttcttctttcctttctttcttctttcctttctttctctctctctcattcttaggatttgctctctttacagctttcatatataacatacatcagagttaattatatttctcatgctatacattacatccctaggacttatttatcttataactggaagtttgaactttttgactgccttcattcaATCCCGCCCCCGCCTCCCACTATACCATTTCTTGAGACATAAAGAGAAAGAGATTTCCTACTGGGCTATGAATCAGGTAGAAAACCTGCAAAGACAGAAAGTTAGTTTTCTGCTTTTAAAGTATCAGTTTTGGCTGAGCAAATCCTTTTTAAGAGCTTATAAACCTATGACCTTTTAGCCTAAAAGTTACATCATTATAGCCTAATCAAAAGGATTTCGGGTGCTGTAGTTGAGGTTGGTCTGATAAGTTGTTAAATGATTATCCTTAGCGATGGAAACAGTACATGTggcaaaaaaatctgttttttaccCGCTGTGATTTCGACTGCCCAAAGTTCCAATAGGCAAAAatagagggaggggagaagagggctaAATCTGTGACAGATGGAATCACTGTAATGTAATTATGTGCTGTGGAGAGACTTGTCTGTAATTTAAAAGTCACCACTACGTACTGTATATTCAAGCCGTTCGATGCTAATCCAAATCTCTTTAAAGTTCAATATGTGAGAAGcaacagaacagaatatttaacaaaattatcCCTTGCTTTCTGATTTGTTTTGcctatattttcatgttttcctaAGATCTGGACAGTATTCCAGTCAAGAAAATGAAGGGAATATGtatattctgtttatattttgtgatggtctaattttgttttaaattataatgAAGATATAAAGTGGAGAGTCAAGATCCAAGTTCTAGTCCCAATACtcttcatgtatttaaaaaatggcataaaataaaaggaacttCCCCACCTTAATCTTTTGAGTTTGTTTCCCAATCAGTAGAATGGTATCTGTCTGATCAGTAGGTAGTGGCTGCTTGGAGTACCATGTGAAAAAATGATCCAGAGCCACATGTAGGGCAGCCTGAAAGAGTGACTTGATTGATAAATACTCTCTGTCACACCCACCAGTTGCTCaaaaagggaaagggagaaaagaagcacAAACATTGTATACTGGTTATTCAAAATGCACTTTTTATTCACTTTAACACAGATGATATTTTTACAGTTGAAACAAAATATCTGATACACAATTTTGAGTTTTTAGCAGCACCTGCAACAAGAGGATTGTGGAATACCTCAGGGTAAAGTAGAGATGGCTGAGGCAGGCACAAATTAACCTGAAATTCATCAATCCACTGAAGACATATGGAATCTGAGGCCCCCTGAATGTTAGCCCAacacatgaaaataaattaaatagatattCTGTATGATGTTTTAATGGACCATTGAAAAACAATATAGTTCCAATTAGAAATATCTTGTTCCAAAAAATCtagtgttcattaaaaaaaaaaaacacctactgAAAATATTGCACTGCACATTCTAGAGTAAACAATTTCTAAGCCTATATGCACAGTTTCTTGTACTCACAGATTTCAGCctttggtgtttttttaaatcttaccCAAACTATATGTCCACAACCCACTGAGTATTACTCACCAAAATGCCACTATTTTTTGTCACTTAATATTAAGTGCTTTCATTAAGATATTGTGTAGTGATATGGCAGAAAAAAAATTGGTATGGCTAAGAGGAAAGGGGCTTCAAATGACTTAACACTTGTCTTGTATGGACAGGAGGCCTATGAATGGGATACCTAAgtaatttttttacttaaatgatCACATGCCATTCTAATAGTGACAAGTACTTTTGTGAGTGGATGGAGGTCTTTATGAAGGCCTGAGATCTACAAATAGAAACTATTATAAGCAGAGTGCAAGTAAAAAGAGAAGGCCCCAGGTCTCATGCACTTAAAAACAATTAGCATTTAATAGTTCTGACATACATATTTTCACCCTAAAATGATTGTAGCAAAATGATCATAGAACTTGGAAACCAGTGTGGCTGGCTATAGGCATAGGCAGGATAGAGACCAATACTTAAGAGCTGTGGGGTCCCAGTTCTGGCTTTGATTTCTGGCATCAAAATTAGTTGGACAATGGGGTCTGGACTATATTTAAATTGGAAATATTGAGCATTACTGGGTTAAAATATCATCTTCCACTTATCAATGTGGCCAAAAAGTCCCAGAGCTCTTAAAGCACATAAGGTCCCACATGTAAGGCTGATTCCATATGTGGCTACAATGGAGAGTTCTAGGCTATATTCCTGTGAAAGCTCCTGCCCCCTTCCCAACCTAGGTCTCTTTTTGGGGTCATTTCTAACTGTCTCTCACTACCTTGGGTCACTATTTTTATCATAGATGTTGTAAAAGTATAGATTAAAAGCTATGCAGGACAAATATATCAACTGACAAGAACTAGCTGCATATTCATAATATAGTATATAGCTGGCAGTCATGGTAATCAAAATTTGACAAactgtttctatattttaatatGGTATCTTCAGGATGTTTATATTGGGCACATAATGATTACTCAGAGCTCAAGAATTTTTCCTGCCCTAGtgcaaaagcaaaagaaagagctATGTAGTTGCTGTTAAATGCTGATCCCAGAGTAGTTTGAGAAATTTTAAAGTCCCTTTCCATAGTCTTAGCTGTTGTCTTAAGATATATCTAACTATAACATGGCACTGAAACGTAGTTTGTAGCTCGTAGATTCCTAGaactcagagctggaagggaccttaaaCCAAACATCTAGCCagtacagaaattatttttatgatattttaacAGATGGTCATCCAGCATCTTGAATATTTTCACTGGAAGGGGGTTCACTATTAAGGCAGTCCATTCTATTGTTGGACAACTCTCATAAGTTCATTCTAATGCTGGGTTAAAGTATGTTCTCTTGTTACTTTCAACGTCCTAGTTTGGCCAGCTCAACATACAGTGCATACAAGAAATCAGTTCCTTCTTCTACAATAAATATTCGAGTTACGGAACCCTAGGAGAAAAGCCCAGTATCCTCCAACCTGTTCTGAAGGCTTCTCTGAGAGCGCAGTATGGTGGACCAAAGGACCATCAAAATTATGAGCAGAGTGCACTGCATCCAAAGCCATATACTAAGCAGCATTGCTAAATTGATAAGAGGTTGTCAGAGAAGCAACATCCCTGTGCAGCAAAAGTAGACTAATGAAGTGAAAGCAGACCAACCTTTTATTTGCAAGGGTAGTTGGCATATTTAAATATAATCCATTCACTAGGACCCTGTTACTTCAAACACAAGGAGTATAATAAATCTCCAGTGTCATTAGTGTATCTCTTATTGAGATGGTATTTTTTTGAAAAGCTCAGATGGGAGCAAACCATATATAAGGATTTAAACAAGGCAGTGTACATCATTATACTTTTGCATTCCTAATCATTACAACCTCTTTATAATTCAAGCTTAGGACATCCTAGTTTGCATTATAATCTTTATTGTAATACGACTCAGagagtcttatttttttcccctttggcagACATGTCAGAAACTGCTTGGCAAGAGTTGATGGTGACATTTGTTAGTTGATTAATGGAATGCTTTAAGGGATAGCTGTAGCTCTTTAACTCCTTCATGCGGCTGGGTTCTAAGTTTAAACTGTGATTTGAAAAATATCTAAATCTTTCAGAActaaagctttctgaaatgtCCTGAAACACACAAGAAGGAAATAGCAGAAATCACGCAAAATACACTTGGCttgataaagcttttttttttttaaatcgctCTACAACTTCAATTTGAAAGGCTCTGATTTACAATCATAACCTTATCTCTTACccttttgtatgtgtgtgcagtCTTAGAGGGGCACAGTTATTCTTACACTACTGACTGACCAGTTGGGGCACACTTTTAAAAGGCTTCCCACTTCTAACAGCATGAAGATCCTGCTTTGGAACCACTGTTCAAGTCAATAGTGTGACCTAACATGCAATGCTCCAGCTGTTCCTCTACAGCTAACACCTGCCTGACAGCTTCTTCAAAGGCCACTGTCACATTAGTATCATCTTTGGCACTTGTTTCTAGATAAGGGTAATCTCCATTCTCCATGCACCAGGCCTGTGCCTCCTCAGTAGTCACTTGCCTATCCTCTTTGTCTACTTTGTTACCCAGAACTACAAAGGGGAAGTGCTCAGGGTCTTTCACATCTGCGTAGTAGATGAATTCTTTCTGCCAATTACCAAGGTTCTCAAAGCTCTGCCGGTCATCCACGCTGAAAGTCAAGAGGCAGCAGTCTGCTCCCCTGTAGAAGGGTGTCCTAAGGCTCTTGAAGCGTTCCTGCCCTGCAGTGTCCCAGATCTGGAGAGTTACAAAACGTCCATCTACCTCCAGGTCTCGATTTAAGAACTCTACCCCTATGGTGTGAAAAGCCTGGGAGTCAAATTTATTGGTTACATAACGGTTCATGAGCGAGCTTTTCCCAACTCCACCATCACCCAAGAGAATGACCTTTAAGAGCAGGGATTTCCCACTCATTGTTGTAGCACCAGATGGAGAAGAGTTTATAACCAAGAGaacctgaaaataaaagaaaaagtagaagggAAAACAGTTAAACCTGAAACTGAAATCAACTTCATAGTAAATTTCTCTGAATTACAAGGCCttattatttaaattctcttaATTCATGCTCATTAAATGATATAGTACAGCAGAAGGAATAAAACTCTTTTTCCATAAGGGAGAAAATATGTCTTGTTTTTCTGAAGTCTCTTGCCTGTGCCAGGAAAATGGCTGAATGCCATGCATAAATGGACTGGCAGATGGTGCTGTAATCTGGTTCAGTTCTGACCCTATTCTAGGGGAGAAAGCCTAGAACAGGAATGCTACTCAAATGTGTAACGTATTAGCTTCTGGTTTGGACAGTTCCAAACAAGAGGCAAAGAGTATGAAATTGATTAGAGGGGTTTGAAGTCTGTTCCTGATGGACCCAAGAACTGTTGAGGAGAGAAAGCTGTGTAAGCTGGAATCTTGATTCTGTTAGTAGAGGTTTAGGTTAGAATTACATTGGACCCCAGaacttggaaaagagaaaaagatcagGTTTCTTCAGGCATTTGCCCCATTATACTTGCATTGATATGGATACCCTCACAAGTAAAAGATCTTCCATAATCTTTTCTTCATGGAACAATGGCACTCAAGTTGATGATTGTTGATTGGTATCATTATAACAGCTATCattgaagaagaaaatcttgAATAGCTTATTAATTTCTGGATTTAGGTTCTAATTCCATAATAACACCAATGAAAACATACTGTAAACTCTAAAGAGCTAATAATTATACAGTATCCTTCTTGTTACCTCCACATTCTATACATGAAATACCTAGAAtgcatcttaaaataaaaagatcaaatGTTTACTGAACAACTACCTTGTACTAGATTTTGTTAGGTTCTTTCAAACGAGGTCCATTGTGGGAACTCAACAATGATGatcaaataaaaacatataacatatatacctACCTAGTTGAGAATAAAATGTAAACCTACCCAGTTGGGTCTTTGTCACAATCTTagtctttttcttgttgttgctatattctttctttttaggaTTCTAAAAAACAGATTGggaaacattatttataaaaatttatgtaaaataaagttaaggctatctatatataaatatactcaagtcaggaaaaaaaaaaacagaccaacCTCAACTTACCTACAGAGGATGCTTTTCACAAATATACTTGAGAGTTCAAATACTACAAATACCTAACAtggacaaaataattttattgcatGGACTTTAACTTGTCCTAACTTGAGTGtactttatatgattttttaaagttttatattgtCTCTCTATTGAGCTTTCCATTCAAAGTAAAAGTAAATCAAAGAAAGTAGATGATATTCACAATAGATGATattcaggaaagagaaagcacAGAGGAGTCTaagatatgttgaaattctaagtCAGAGATGAAACTCCTTACCTTTCTACCTACCAATGTTCCCATCTCCAAGAAAGTTATTAATGCACTCAGCCTTGAGGGTGTCTCTGCAACTGATTCCacaagatcagagaagaaaaaatatgtttgGGGACTCCTTGTTTACAATATATAATCTTGGCTAATTATTTTACTCATTAATTTCAGTCATCTGTCTTGAACACAGGTTTTAGCATTTAACTGGCTTTATTAAATTCAAACACaacttcatttaaaattatagttaattATGGCAAGTGTCTTATTTCAGCAGCATCAAGAGTActgttctaaaaagaaaaaacagttccTACATTTGCTGAGTGTTCTTTCTTACTGAGGAATAAAGAAGCTTTTAAGAAATCTCTGCTGCTTAACAAtctcatgttatttttttcaaatgtagaaaaagcatATAATAAGGGATTCATTAGAGATCTAAATCAGTAATTATGAATTTAAATAATGTCTTTTAAACTGATAGGTTTTATCCTCCTTCTTGGTCTATATCTattctaaaaaaattttcaagtttCCTACAATTCCTGAtttttgtcctgttttttcttctgCTCTCAAATTGCTGTCTTTGGAACTAGCTCAAGtaacaaacatttctttaaatgGAGATGAACCAAGTGTTAGCACACTTCTTTTTTATATTGGTCTGTAGGATAATTTTACAGAGCAGAACTCTTGAACTCTCACTTGAAGGAAGTACAAACTTGGGCACAATATTGACAGTATTACACGCCCATGCCAAGTGAGCTTCCTTAAGTTCCTAGCAAACAGGTGTCCATATCATTAAACGGCTCACTAACTCTACTTTCCCGGCTGCTGCGGATAAACGCAAATGACGGGTCAAGGACTGAGTGAATATGGAAACCAAATACTCGGCTCCAGGAATAATGAAGTATTAATAACTATCTGAGATATTGCTGCCTTTGCTCGTGCATCCCCTATTTGGTCATGTGCACACATAACTTCTGGGTGCATAGGGTCTATACCAGGGAAGAACAATGCAGTTCAGTGTCAAGTGCACTGGGCTGGCAGCAATCAGGACAGTCTTCATCACTGCTTTCCCattcattgattttatgaacttgGACAGGTCACTTAATCTTGCTGTGTTTATTCCTATATAAAAATAGAGCTCGTAATACCTGCCCTACTTAACTCACAGGATTTGGGAGGAAACAACTTATGAAGTTTGCAAAGATTTGTAAGCACTTACTGAAATTTTTAGTTTGGGATTTTTGTTCCTCTTGCTCTCCACCTCCTTTCATTCACTGGTGGGGGCCTTGTGACTCAATATTAACCTTTCTCAGAAAGCGCCTGCCAGTGGGAGGATAacaattcttccttttctctttcttccatatCTGAGAATGCCTTGTTCCCCAAAAGTTTTGAGCATTTGCATATACCACAGAATCTCAGCGTTGGAGGGACCTTAAGGGTCTTCTTGTCCAATCCTGCAATTGATGCTTGAGAAAACATTTGAGTGCCTATTGTGTGCTGTGTCCTTACTAAGGTGACCCTACACTTTCCTCTGCTGTCTCCAACTCCCATTTATTTGCTGGAGGTAAAAATGAATACAGTTAGGCTTGTCTCCTTGCTTTCAGTCACTAAATCCTGACGATTTTTCTTTGCAATATACTTTTCCAGTCTTCTGCTACCATCCTCATTTTGGTCCACATCTCCTTGTATCTAATCTACTGtgaaagcttcctggctcttctgtCCCTGCCTCTAGTTTCTCCCTACCTAATCTACTTTGCAAAGCGCCATCGCTTGAGCACCCACTGAATGTAGACCCTGTTGGAAATCATACATGTTTAAGGCAAGGTCTtaccctcaaggagtttataaaTTCACATATAAGCTTCAGATCTCATAGTTTACAGTTGAAATAGTATCATTATACTGTATTATTTTGTtaacaaaatctttttttcctgCACAACCAAATTCTAAATTCCTGGATCATAAGGCCCTTGTTTGTATGTGTCTTTGAAGCCCCTTCATGCAGCACCAGAGTCCTCCATATggataatcaataaatatttgtttattaattagATAAGTACCCAGAACTAATGCCTCTGAATTGATGCACAGGTACAACAGATCCACAGTTCTGTAAGGTatccaaatattattatttacaagGTGACTAAAGAGCAGAAGTTATGGACTTATCTGGATCACTTTCTAGATGGGACTTAACAGGAATTCCACCTGTTGAAAGCCAGTGGAAATGCTCCAGTTTCCCTTCATCTcccttcacatttaaaaaataaatatataaatttctcCACTCCCACCAAAAACAAGAGCAGAATAATTATCTCCACATTATGTTTACAGTGGCTGCTGACAtccccatcatcaccatcatcatcatcctcatttgAGTGTGATATCCTTTAGTacatacttaaattaaaaagaactagCACAGTACAAAAGCAAAccagacaattttttttctcccccaaaatatgccaaatttaaatcaaaacttAAAAGAAGATAGCATTAAGTAGGCAAAGGAATTCTTTGATAACCCTAAGTACATTTAATAGGAAAGTCAACTCCCTTAAGGATCCCATATCAGGTTAGGATTTGgactaaaatgtttattctaattTTGATCCTATTCAGAGAAAGATCTGGCTTTAAATGATTCAAATATCCCAGAGATGCCATTCCCCTTTCCTACCCCACTCCCCAAAACAGAGTAACAATCATTCTCTAAGGAtagtttattcacttttttttcccaattagGGTCTACGTCTTGGACAGTAAGGTGAATTAGAAATTGATATAACTGATACTCCCTAGCTTTCTTTGTTCTTCAACACACTTGAAACTTTCTGAATTTGCTGTGTCTGCACCCACACAGGCTTATTAAAATTACTGTGTTTAGTTGGGGATGCTTGGGGGTGGGGACGGAGGTGACGGAGGAGGCAGTACAATGATAAGAAGGAGGTTGAACCTTTGAAAATAGTACATTTTAGTGTGataatgatgaaaaagaaaagcaaactggCAACACCAGTTCGGTTGCCATGGGTAGAATGATGCTCAAATCCATAGTGCAGATTGTTTGGGAGCAAGTTTTGAGAGGGCTGTGTACTACAGGGCTAAGGGTGGGGGAAGAGAAACAGGGGAGGGCTAGGCAGTGGGTGAGAGTGGCCCTGGTGGCAATCTGCACAGGCGAGGAGCCGTAGTTAGAGCTGTGGGGAAAGCCCATCTTATGGTGACACACCGGTTGAGGCTCTTCAACTCGCTGTTGATTCCTGGAACAATATTTGGAAATACTGCACTGGAGAACTGGGTGGGGCTTTCTTTAATCTACGtaaaaatcaatacaaataagaaatgatTGGATTTTGAGACCCTCTACCTTAAATGGTGTAGATTGTTTCCAATACAACCTGATgcgtggggctggggctgggggagggttccGTAGCAGGGAAGCCCTCTGACGCACTGGATTCATTTTGTAGAGCTAACAAGTTATCAGCTACATCTATACTCTGAGTGCAAATGCCACAGCTGTCATGCCGCAGCTGTCATGCATATTCCTACATTTATGCCCATATTTATATCCTACATGCAACTAGAAGCGTCCAATGTGGAATTTCACCTCCAACCTTTCACTCCTCACAACGACAGCTCTGGGGCTGTGAGCCCGAAGGCACACTAGATAGCAATTTGGCACTGTCCACAGGTCACTTCTTCCTGAGTAGACCGCCTGGAGACGAATAGGTAAGGTTTGGGTGACATTAAGTGAGCAGGGTACAGGGAAAAGAAGCTTCCTTAGGAGGCTGGGAACGCTGGCATCTCCATGACAGGGGTACTGTTAGCATCGGGGACCCAGAAAGTGATATGTCACGC
Coding sequences:
- the RAB9B gene encoding ras-related protein Rab-9B, with the translated sequence MSGKSLLLKVILLGDGGVGKSSLMNRYVTNKFDSQAFHTIGVEFLNRDLEVDGRFVTLQIWDTAGQERFKSLRTPFYRGADCCLLTFSVDDRQSFENLGNWQKEFIYYADVKDPEHFPFVVLGNKVDKEDRQVTTEEAQAWCMENGDYPYLETSAKDDTNVTVAFEEAVRQVLAVEEQLEHCMLGHTIDLNSGSKAGSSCC